The following coding sequences lie in one Arachis stenosperma cultivar V10309 chromosome 5, arast.V10309.gnm1.PFL2, whole genome shotgun sequence genomic window:
- the LOC130981003 gene encoding uncharacterized protein LOC130981003: MFPYQLVYGKDCHLPLELEHKDFWALKLLNLDSTAAGEKRVLQLQELEEFRSQAYENAKIYKENAKIYKKKAKKRHDLNLAPRSFEERQRVLLYNSKLRLFPGKLKSRWSGPFLVTKVSPYGHIEIMEESSKRTFTVNGKRLKYYLGNMGESPKLKYNLSKGSNRRASYAKKVLCWEATQLEVVFFS; this comes from the coding sequence ATGTTCCCATATCAACTGGTATATGGAAAGGACTGTCATTTACCattggaactggaacacaaagacTTTTGGGCTCTCAAGCTACTAAACCTCGATAGCACCGCTGCTGGTGAAAAAAGGGTATTGCAGCTGCAAGAACTGGAGGAGTTTAGGTCTCAAGCCTATGAAAATGCCAAGATCTACAAGGAAAATGCCAAGATCTATAAGAAAAAGGCAAAGAAAAGGCATGATCTCAATCTGGCACCAAGGAGCTTTGAAGAAAGACAGCGAGTACTCCTCTACAACTCCAAACTGAGACTCTTCCCgggaaaactcaaatcaaggTGGTCAGGACCCTTTCTTGTCACAAAGGTCTCACCTTATGGACACATAGAAATTATGGAAGAAAGCTCAAAGAGGACATTCACTGTGAACGGAAAAAGGCTCAAATACTACCTGGGTAACATGGGGGAAAGCCCCAAACTGAAGTATAATCTCAGCAAAGGGAGCAACCGTCGAGCTAGCTACGCTAAAAAAGtgctttgttgggaggcaacccaacttgaggtagttttcttttcatga